A region of Gemmatimonadota bacterium DNA encodes the following proteins:
- a CDS encoding macro domain-containing protein: MIQVLLGALYEQETEGILRPIRSDLAPVTAASRDVAEGAGETMNDKLEQIGAIPLGGAVITPAGGLSADFVIHAVVSEPDEPETPASVQKALRNSLRRAADWGLESLALPPLGTGIGRLDVEDSALAMLEMLFFHLDEGQPPLDMRIVTGSEYERRVFERLVAEMTSRRSAPEY; the protein is encoded by the coding sequence ATGATCCAGGTCCTACTCGGTGCGCTCTACGAGCAGGAAACTGAGGGTATCCTCAGGCCGATCCGCTCCGACCTCGCGCCCGTGACGGCCGCGAGTCGTGACGTCGCCGAGGGCGCGGGCGAAACGATGAACGACAAGCTCGAGCAGATCGGCGCGATCCCGCTGGGCGGAGCGGTCATTACTCCGGCTGGAGGCCTGAGCGCGGACTTCGTGATCCATGCTGTGGTGTCCGAGCCGGACGAGCCGGAAACCCCTGCGTCCGTCCAGAAGGCGCTCAGGAATAGCCTTCGAAGAGCAGCCGATTGGGGACTCGAGTCGCTGGCGTTGCCGCCGCTCGGAACGGGGATTGGGCGGCTCGATGTGGAAGACTCTGCGCTGGCGATGCTGGAGATGCTCTTCTTCCACCTGGACGAGGGCCAACCCCCCCTCGACATGAGGATCGTCACCGGCTCGGAGTACGAGCGCCGCGTGTTCGAGCGGCTCGTGGCCGAGATGACGAGCCGGCGGAGCGCGCCGGAGTACTGA